The Microbacterium luteum genome includes a region encoding these proteins:
- a CDS encoding 16S rRNA (uracil(1498)-N(3))-methyltransferase, producing the protein MPLHFVVDGDTALDGDEVVLTGPEAHHAAVVRRVRVGEAVTVGDGRGAWLSGEVAAASPQRVAVVITHRRTVPAAAPRLVLVQALAKGDRDELAVQAATEIGADAIIPWQASRSVSRWQGAKIEKGRARWSSIVREAAKQAHRAWIPEVTAPVSTADLAARAEHARLLVLVPDAADPLTGVFLDPQDTTDVLVIVGPEGGLTPEEVDRLGSAGARPVRLGENVLRTSTAGPAALALASAALHRW; encoded by the coding sequence ATGCCGCTGCACTTCGTCGTCGACGGGGACACCGCGCTCGACGGTGACGAGGTCGTGCTCACGGGGCCCGAGGCGCATCACGCCGCCGTCGTGCGTCGGGTGCGCGTCGGTGAGGCCGTGACCGTCGGCGACGGCCGCGGCGCATGGCTGTCGGGTGAGGTCGCCGCGGCCTCGCCGCAGCGGGTCGCCGTCGTCATCACGCACCGGCGGACGGTGCCCGCGGCCGCTCCTCGACTCGTGCTGGTGCAGGCTCTCGCGAAGGGCGACAGGGACGAGCTCGCCGTGCAGGCCGCCACCGAGATCGGTGCGGATGCGATCATCCCGTGGCAGGCCTCGCGCAGCGTCTCCCGCTGGCAGGGCGCGAAGATCGAGAAGGGCCGTGCGCGATGGTCCTCGATCGTGCGGGAAGCGGCCAAGCAGGCGCATCGCGCCTGGATCCCCGAGGTGACCGCCCCGGTGTCGACCGCCGACCTCGCCGCGCGCGCGGAGCACGCGCGACTGCTCGTGCTCGTCCCCGACGCCGCCGACCCGCTCACCGGTGTCTTCCTCGATCCGCAAGACACCACCGACGTGCTCGTGATCGTCGGACCGGAGGGCGGGCTGACGCCCGAGGAGGTCGATCGGCTGGGCTCGGCCGGAGCGCGGCCGGTGCGACTCGGGGAGAATGTGCTGCGCACCTCCACCGCCGGACCCGCGGCGCTCGCGCTGGCCAGTGCGGCGCTGCACCGCTGGTGA
- a CDS encoding HIT domain-containing protein encodes MTESSVFTRILRGEIPAEIIAQTDNAFAIRDIAPQAPVHLLVIPKTERYRDVVELAEGDPALLAEVVGLARTVADEHADGQFRLVFNTGAAAGQTVFHVHAHVLAGQLEEKTLGA; translated from the coding sequence ATGACGGAATCGTCTGTTTTCACCCGCATCCTGCGTGGCGAGATCCCCGCGGAGATCATCGCCCAGACCGACAACGCCTTCGCGATCCGCGACATCGCACCGCAGGCGCCGGTTCACCTGCTCGTGATCCCGAAGACCGAGCGGTACCGCGATGTCGTCGAGCTGGCCGAAGGCGACCCCGCACTGCTCGCCGAGGTGGTCGGACTGGCGCGCACGGTCGCCGACGAGCACGCGGACGGCCAGTTCCGTCTCGTGTTCAACACCGGCGCTGCCGCCGGGCAGACCGTCTTCCACGTGCACGCCCATGTGCTCGCCGGACAGTTGGAGGAGAAGACCCTCGGTGCCTGA
- a CDS encoding PhoH family protein, giving the protein MCSPDSWRRRPSVPDQEPTVDRVYADGVAMVQLLGPQDRLLRVVEREHPEVDVHVRGNEITLTGGAGAVASARTLVDELLAMTRAGHDMAPTDVSSSSRILRADGGMRPSEVLGEQILSSRGKVIRPKTLGQKAYVDAIDENTIVFGIGPAGTGKTYLAMAKAVQALHRKEVSRIILTRPAVEAGERLGFLPGTLTDKIDPYLRPLYDALNEMMDPEIVPKLMATGTIEVAPLAYMRGRTLNDSFVVLDEAQNTTPEQMKMFLTRLGFGTRMVVTGDITQVDLPQGASGLRLVTRVLGDVDDIHFSHLTSEDVVRHTLVGRIVDAYSEYDERRLAARRERDEATEFANRAERRAADRPSRPRDHLPKRGRS; this is encoded by the coding sequence ATGTGCTCGCCGGACAGTTGGAGGAGAAGACCCTCGGTGCCTGATCAGGAACCCACCGTCGACCGCGTCTACGCGGACGGCGTCGCGATGGTGCAGCTTCTCGGCCCGCAGGACCGTCTGCTGCGAGTCGTCGAGCGCGAGCACCCGGAGGTGGATGTGCACGTGCGCGGCAACGAGATCACGCTCACGGGCGGAGCCGGCGCCGTCGCGTCGGCGCGCACGCTCGTCGACGAGCTCCTCGCCATGACCAGAGCCGGCCACGACATGGCACCGACCGACGTGTCCTCGAGCAGCCGCATCCTTCGCGCCGACGGCGGCATGCGACCGTCCGAGGTGCTCGGCGAGCAGATCCTGTCGTCGCGGGGGAAGGTGATCCGCCCGAAGACCCTCGGGCAGAAGGCCTATGTCGACGCCATCGACGAGAACACGATCGTCTTCGGCATCGGCCCGGCCGGAACCGGCAAGACCTACCTGGCGATGGCGAAGGCCGTGCAGGCGCTTCACCGCAAGGAGGTCAGCCGCATCATCCTCACGCGGCCCGCGGTCGAGGCGGGGGAGCGACTGGGGTTCCTCCCCGGCACCCTGACGGACAAGATCGATCCGTATCTGCGCCCGCTGTACGACGCCCTGAACGAGATGATGGATCCCGAGATCGTGCCGAAGCTCATGGCGACCGGCACCATCGAGGTGGCGCCGCTGGCGTACATGCGCGGACGGACGCTCAACGACTCCTTCGTGGTGCTCGACGAGGCGCAGAACACCACGCCCGAGCAGATGAAGATGTTCCTCACGCGTCTCGGCTTCGGCACCCGCATGGTCGTGACCGGCGACATCACGCAGGTCGACCTGCCCCAGGGCGCCTCGGGTCTGCGGCTGGTCACGCGCGTCCTCGGTGACGTGGACGACATCCACTTCTCCCACCTCACCAGCGAGGACGTCGTGCGCCACACCTTGGTCGGGCGCATCGTCGACGCGTACAGCGAGTACGACGAGAGGCGGCTCGCCGCGCGGCGCGAGCGCGACGAGGCCACCGAGTTCGCCAACCGGGCGGAGCGCCGCGCCGCGGACCGGCCCAGCAGGCCGCGCGACCACCTTCCGAAACGAGGACGCTCATGA
- the ybeY gene encoding rRNA maturation RNase YbeY, with protein MTIEITNESGVAIDETVLLRLMEHDLAELRVSPDADLAILLVDEGAMEALHVQWMDEPGPTDVLSFPMDELRPGTEDAPTPAGLLGDIVLCPQVAETQAIAAKHSTMDEIVMLTTHGLLHLLGFDHAEPDEEREMFGLQRDLIASFQAAERRRRA; from the coding sequence ATGACCATCGAGATCACGAACGAATCGGGCGTCGCGATCGACGAGACCGTTCTGCTGCGTCTCATGGAGCACGACCTCGCCGAGCTCCGGGTCAGTCCCGACGCGGATCTGGCGATCCTCCTCGTGGACGAGGGGGCGATGGAGGCGCTGCATGTGCAGTGGATGGATGAGCCCGGACCGACGGACGTGCTGAGCTTCCCGATGGACGAGCTGCGCCCGGGCACCGAAGACGCACCCACACCGGCGGGGCTCCTGGGCGACATCGTGCTGTGCCCCCAGGTCGCCGAGACGCAGGCGATCGCCGCGAAGCACTCGACGATGGACGAGATCGTCATGCTGACCACGCACGGCCTGCTGCACCTGCTGGGGTTCGATCACGCCGAGCCCGACGAGGAGCGGGAGATGTTCGGCCTGCAGCGCGACCTCATCGCGTCGTTCCAGGCGGCCGAGCGTCGCCGCCGCGCATGA
- a CDS encoding hemolysin family protein yields the protein MTEALLLIAAVLLLAFGGLMAAVDAALSVTSRADLEELGEDGRSTVALRRIAADPDAHSTAVAFIRVVVDTTAAVLVTVSFTLLFENLFWATLAAAVLMSGISFVVVGASPRNFGRQHARGLLRGAAPIVRGVRIMLGPLAHGLVLLGNRVTPGVARGASFASEEQLLSMVDEAASRDLIEEDDRELIHSVFDFTDRYVRELMVPRTDMVTVDADATTRDAMAIFLDRGVSRIPLMDDDADDVVGVLYLKDLVQFGFRDETGWRDTPVARIARRAVFVPESMKAETLLQQMKRDSVHVCMVVDEYGGVSGLVTLEDIIEELVGDISDEYDPRADEITPLEHGRFRVSARLGLDEVGELFDLELEDEDVDSIGGLLGKALGRVPQPGSTVEVGGLVITGGASRGRGRGISSVFVARSDKPRSDKTEPRTGEIPVPQTSTGEIRIIRRGDGA from the coding sequence ATGACCGAGGCACTCCTTCTCATCGCGGCGGTTCTGCTGCTGGCGTTCGGCGGGCTCATGGCCGCCGTCGACGCCGCCCTGAGCGTCACCTCCCGCGCCGACCTCGAGGAGCTCGGCGAAGACGGTCGCAGCACCGTCGCGCTCCGGCGCATCGCAGCCGACCCGGACGCGCATTCCACCGCCGTCGCCTTCATCCGCGTCGTCGTGGACACGACCGCGGCGGTGCTGGTGACCGTCTCGTTCACCCTCCTGTTCGAGAACCTCTTCTGGGCGACGCTCGCGGCGGCCGTGCTCATGTCGGGCATCTCCTTCGTCGTGGTCGGTGCGAGCCCCAGGAACTTCGGCCGGCAGCACGCCCGGGGCCTCCTGCGCGGGGCAGCGCCGATCGTGCGCGGCGTGCGGATCATGCTCGGTCCCCTCGCGCACGGTCTCGTGCTCCTCGGCAACCGGGTGACCCCCGGTGTGGCCCGCGGTGCGTCGTTCGCCTCCGAAGAGCAGCTGCTCAGCATGGTGGACGAGGCGGCCTCGCGCGACCTCATCGAAGAAGACGATCGCGAGCTCATCCACTCCGTCTTCGACTTCACCGACCGATACGTGCGCGAACTCATGGTGCCGCGCACCGACATGGTGACCGTCGACGCCGACGCGACCACGCGCGACGCGATGGCGATCTTCCTCGACCGCGGCGTGTCGCGCATTCCGCTCATGGACGACGATGCCGACGACGTCGTGGGGGTGCTGTACCTGAAGGACCTCGTGCAGTTCGGCTTCCGCGACGAGACCGGCTGGCGCGACACCCCGGTGGCGCGCATCGCCCGCCGCGCCGTGTTCGTGCCGGAGTCGATGAAGGCCGAGACGCTCCTGCAGCAGATGAAGCGCGACAGTGTGCACGTGTGCATGGTCGTCGATGAGTACGGCGGTGTGTCGGGGCTCGTGACCCTCGAGGACATCATCGAGGAGCTGGTCGGCGACATCTCGGACGAGTACGACCCCCGAGCGGATGAGATCACGCCGCTCGAGCACGGTCGATTCCGCGTGAGCGCCCGGCTCGGGCTGGACGAGGTCGGCGAGCTGTTCGATCTCGAGCTCGAGGACGAGGACGTCGATTCGATCGGCGGCCTCCTGGGCAAGGCGCTCGGACGCGTGCCGCAACCGGGTTCGACGGTGGAGGTCGGCGGTCTCGTGATCACCGGCGGTGCCTCGCGCGGACGGGGGCGCGGCATCTCATCGGTCTTCGTCGCCCGGTCGGACAAGCCGCGGTCCGACAAGACCGAACCCCGCACGGGTGAGATCCCCGTTCCTCAGACATCCACCGGCGAGATCCGGATCATCCGAAGAGGCGATGGCGCATGA
- the era gene encoding GTPase Era, which produces MTETTRSGFVTFVGRPNVGKSTLTNALVGEKVAITSDKPQTTRRAIRGILNRPGGQLVIVDTPGIHRPRTLLGERLNDLVEQVLGDVDVIGFCVPATEKVGPGDRRIAESLDGYPRARKVAIVTKTDAAERAQITDRLLEVDGLREDWDAVIPLSASTGRQLDVLSDELLALLPPGPALYPEGVVTDEAIEDRVAEIIRECSLEGVRDELPHSIAVVVQEIAEREDSDLTDVYADVVVERDSQKAIIIGRKGARLRDVGAAARGQIEALIGARVYLSLHVKVAKEWQRDPKQLGRLGF; this is translated from the coding sequence ATGACCGAAACGACACGATCCGGATTCGTCACCTTCGTCGGGCGACCGAACGTCGGCAAGTCGACGCTCACCAACGCCCTCGTCGGAGAGAAGGTCGCGATCACGAGCGACAAGCCGCAGACGACCCGGCGCGCGATCCGCGGGATCCTCAATCGTCCGGGCGGACAGCTCGTGATCGTCGACACCCCCGGCATCCATCGGCCGCGCACGCTCCTGGGCGAGCGGCTCAACGACCTGGTGGAGCAGGTGCTCGGCGATGTCGACGTGATCGGGTTCTGCGTTCCCGCCACCGAGAAGGTGGGCCCCGGTGACCGGCGCATCGCCGAGTCGCTCGACGGCTATCCGAGGGCGCGGAAGGTGGCCATCGTCACCAAGACCGATGCCGCCGAGCGTGCGCAGATCACCGATCGGCTTCTCGAGGTCGACGGGCTGCGGGAGGACTGGGACGCCGTGATCCCGCTCTCGGCGTCCACCGGCCGGCAGCTCGACGTGCTGTCGGACGAGCTCCTCGCGCTTCTGCCGCCGGGGCCGGCCCTGTACCCCGAGGGCGTCGTCACCGATGAGGCGATCGAGGACCGCGTCGCCGAGATCATCCGGGAGTGCTCGCTGGAGGGGGTGCGCGACGAACTGCCGCATTCGATCGCGGTGGTCGTGCAGGAGATCGCCGAGCGCGAGGACTCGGATCTGACCGATGTCTACGCCGACGTCGTCGTCGAGCGCGACTCTCAGAAGGCGATCATCATCGGGCGCAAGGGGGCGCGCCTGCGAGACGTGGGAGCCGCTGCCCGGGGCCAGATCGAAGCCCTGATCGGCGCGCGCGTCTACCTGTCGCTGCACGTCAAGGTCGCCAAGGAGTGGCAGCGCGATCCGAAGCAACTGGGTCGGCTCGGGTTCTGA
- the leuA gene encoding 2-isopropylmalate synthase, whose protein sequence is MKNTQKPSGMPVHKYRPFHEQISVDLPDRTWPARRITQAPRWCAVDLRDGNQALIDPMSPERKRLMFELLVKMGYKEIEVGFPSASQTDFDFVRQLIETDLIPDDVTIQVLTQAREHLIERTYESIRGAKQAIVHLYNSTSVLQREVVFRTDRQGIIDIALEGARLCRRMERTIPDTQVFYEYSPESYTGTELDFAVDVCNQVIEVLEPTPDRKVIINLPATVEMATPNVYADSIEWMSRHLAHRENVILSLHPHNDRGTAVAAAELGYMAGADRIEGCLFGNGERTGNVDLVALGINLLTQGIDPQIDFSDIDQIKRTAEYCNQLPVHERSPWAGDLVFTAFSGSHQDAIKKGFDAMAARAADEGVSPDEIEWAVPYLPIDPKDLGRSYEAVIRVNSQSGKGGVAYLLKSDHALDLPRKLQIEFSGVVQAKTDAEGGELTSGEIWNVFTDEYLPTDDADARWGRFELLSTRTESDMTGDVALDVRLRDGDREVEARGVGNGPVAAFLEVLRAEGIHVTLYDYVEHALSSGGDAQAAAYVEVQVDGDRLWGVGIDGDISTASLKAIVSAVNRAIRTRTRTHDLAAV, encoded by the coding sequence ATGAAGAACACGCAGAAGCCTTCCGGGATGCCGGTGCACAAGTACCGCCCCTTCCACGAGCAGATCTCCGTCGACCTGCCCGACCGCACCTGGCCGGCCCGGCGGATCACGCAAGCGCCGCGCTGGTGCGCGGTCGACCTGCGCGACGGCAACCAGGCGCTCATCGATCCGATGAGCCCCGAGCGCAAACGGCTCATGTTCGAGCTGCTGGTGAAGATGGGCTACAAGGAGATCGAGGTCGGATTCCCCTCGGCCAGCCAGACCGACTTCGATTTCGTGCGGCAGCTGATCGAAACGGATCTCATTCCCGACGACGTCACCATACAGGTGCTCACCCAGGCGCGGGAGCACCTCATCGAGCGCACCTACGAGTCGATCCGCGGCGCGAAGCAGGCGATCGTTCACCTCTACAACTCGACGAGCGTGCTGCAGCGCGAGGTCGTGTTCCGCACCGATCGGCAGGGAATCATCGACATCGCCCTCGAAGGGGCGAGGCTGTGCCGACGCATGGAGCGCACGATTCCGGACACGCAGGTGTTCTACGAGTACTCGCCGGAGAGCTACACCGGCACCGAGCTCGACTTCGCCGTGGACGTCTGCAACCAGGTCATCGAGGTCCTCGAGCCCACCCCCGACCGGAAGGTCATCATCAATCTGCCCGCGACGGTCGAGATGGCGACACCCAACGTGTACGCCGACTCGATCGAGTGGATGAGTCGCCACCTGGCGCACCGCGAGAACGTCATCCTGTCGCTGCATCCGCACAACGACCGTGGCACGGCCGTCGCCGCCGCCGAACTGGGGTACATGGCCGGCGCCGACCGCATCGAAGGATGTCTGTTCGGCAACGGCGAGCGCACCGGCAATGTCGATCTGGTGGCCCTGGGGATCAATCTGCTCACGCAGGGCATCGATCCGCAGATCGACTTCAGCGACATCGATCAGATCAAGCGCACCGCCGAGTACTGCAACCAGCTGCCCGTGCACGAGCGCAGCCCGTGGGCGGGGGACCTGGTCTTCACGGCTTTCAGCGGCTCGCACCAGGACGCCATCAAGAAGGGCTTCGATGCGATGGCCGCCCGCGCGGCCGACGAGGGCGTCTCGCCCGACGAGATCGAGTGGGCCGTTCCCTACCTGCCGATCGACCCGAAGGATCTGGGCCGATCCTATGAGGCCGTCATCCGGGTCAACTCGCAATCCGGCAAGGGCGGCGTGGCGTATCTTCTGAAGTCCGACCACGCCCTCGATCTGCCGCGCAAGCTCCAGATCGAATTCTCGGGTGTCGTGCAGGCCAAGACAGACGCCGAGGGCGGCGAGCTCACGAGCGGCGAGATCTGGAACGTCTTCACCGACGAGTACCTTCCCACCGATGACGCCGACGCGCGATGGGGCCGATTCGAGCTGCTCTCCACGCGGACCGAGAGCGACATGACCGGCGATGTCGCGCTGGATGTGCGGCTGCGCGACGGCGACCGCGAGGTGGAGGCCCGAGGAGTCGGCAACGGTCCGGTGGCGGCGTTCCTGGAGGTGCTGCGCGCCGAGGGGATCCATGTGACGCTGTACGACTACGTCGAGCACGCGCTCAGCTCGGGCGGCGACGCCCAGGCGGCGGCGTACGTCGAGGTTCAGGTGGACGGGGACCGGCTCTGGGGTGTGGGGATCGACGGCGACATCTCGACCGCATCCCTCAAGGCCATCGTGTCCGCGGTCAACCGGGCGATCAGAACCCGCACGCGCACGCACGACCTGGCGGCGGTCTGA
- a CDS encoding MTAP family purine nucleoside phosphorylase, translating into MGEAITLAVIGGTGLEKAFDHLDETIVVDTPFGPTSEPVAVGEVAGRRVAFLPRHGRAHSLPPGSIPARANAWALASLGVRGIVSSAAVGSLDPALPPATLVIPDQLLDRTRHRADTFFDGTVPGEPVRHLPLADPFCPVLRRAAASAAPDAHAGATVAVIEGPRFSTRAESLSLRGDGAHLVNMTLFPEVALAAELGIGTVTLCVVTDMDAGVSEGDETVSADVVYERFAAALPGVVAAVEGTIAAIPADYAGRALLDDGARADVLGRAASGRT; encoded by the coding sequence GTGGGCGAGGCCATCACGCTCGCGGTCATCGGCGGCACCGGGTTGGAGAAGGCATTCGACCATCTCGATGAGACCATCGTGGTCGACACGCCGTTCGGTCCGACCAGCGAACCGGTTGCGGTCGGCGAGGTCGCCGGTCGGCGCGTCGCGTTCCTTCCCAGGCACGGTCGCGCGCATTCGCTGCCGCCCGGATCGATCCCTGCCCGGGCGAACGCGTGGGCGCTGGCGTCGCTGGGCGTGCGGGGCATCGTCTCGTCGGCCGCGGTGGGATCGCTCGACCCCGCGCTTCCGCCCGCGACCCTGGTCATACCCGACCAGCTGCTCGATCGCACCCGTCACCGTGCCGACACCTTCTTCGACGGCACCGTGCCGGGCGAGCCGGTGCGTCATCTTCCGCTGGCGGATCCGTTCTGCCCGGTGCTGCGGCGGGCTGCCGCGAGCGCGGCCCCCGACGCGCACGCGGGAGCGACGGTCGCCGTCATCGAGGGGCCGAGGTTCTCCACACGGGCCGAGTCCCTCAGTCTGCGCGGCGACGGCGCCCATCTGGTCAACATGACCCTCTTCCCCGAGGTCGCCCTCGCCGCCGAGCTCGGCATCGGCACGGTGACGCTCTGCGTGGTGACCGACATGGATGCGGGCGTGTCGGAGGGCGACGAGACCGTCAGCGCGGACGTCGTCTACGAGCGATTCGCCGCCGCCCTGCCCGGTGTCGTCGCTGCGGTCGAGGGCACCATCGCCGCGATCCCCGCCGACTATGCCGGACGAGCGCTGCTCGATGACGGAGCGCGTGCTGACGTTCTCGGCCGCGCCGCCTCGGGTCGCACCTGA
- a CDS encoding NAD-dependent epimerase/dehydratase family protein produces the protein MRILITGGAGFIGTRIVEAARARGDEVRVLDSFRDDVHGGTPVLHPDVEVIRGDVRDAEVLDRALRGVDAVSHQAAKVGLGVDFADAPDYVSSNVLATAELLAAMRRARVGRLVLASSMVVYGEGRYTSSGSDHAVAPAARRRADLDAGVFDPRDPVTGELLLPGLVDEETPVDPRNVYATTKLAQEHLAGNWARETGGTVAALRYHNVYGPGMPRDTPYAGVASLFRSSLERGEAPRVFEDGGQRRDFVHVDDVAGANLAAVGWVGNAGDGVARAFNVASGHVVTIGEVAALLSDAASGPAPIVTGEYRLGDVRHITASAERAASEWGWRAQVEPGRGLREFATAPLRA, from the coding sequence ATGCGGATTCTCATCACGGGCGGCGCCGGCTTCATCGGCACCCGCATCGTCGAGGCGGCGCGAGCCCGAGGCGACGAGGTGCGCGTCCTGGACTCTTTCCGTGACGACGTGCACGGGGGAACGCCCGTGCTCCACCCCGATGTCGAGGTGATCCGCGGCGATGTCCGTGACGCCGAGGTGCTCGACCGTGCGCTGCGCGGGGTCGACGCCGTCTCGCATCAGGCTGCGAAGGTGGGACTGGGCGTCGATTTCGCGGATGCGCCCGACTACGTCTCCTCCAATGTCCTCGCCACCGCGGAGCTTCTCGCGGCGATGCGGCGTGCCCGTGTCGGGCGCCTCGTGCTCGCCTCGTCGATGGTCGTGTATGGCGAAGGACGTTACACCTCCTCCGGCTCCGACCACGCGGTCGCACCCGCCGCGCGGCGGCGTGCCGACCTCGATGCCGGCGTCTTCGACCCCCGAGACCCCGTGACGGGGGAACTGCTGCTGCCCGGACTGGTCGACGAAGAGACGCCCGTTGACCCGCGGAACGTCTACGCGACGACGAAGCTCGCCCAGGAGCATCTCGCGGGGAACTGGGCGCGCGAGACCGGCGGCACCGTCGCGGCGCTCCGCTACCACAACGTCTACGGGCCGGGGATGCCGCGCGACACGCCGTATGCGGGCGTGGCGTCGCTGTTCCGCTCGTCACTCGAGCGCGGGGAGGCCCCTCGCGTTTTCGAAGACGGCGGTCAGCGGCGGGACTTCGTCCATGTCGACGACGTCGCCGGTGCGAATCTCGCCGCTGTGGGCTGGGTGGGGAATGCCGGTGACGGCGTCGCCCGGGCGTTCAACGTCGCGAGCGGACACGTGGTGACCATCGGCGAGGTGGCGGCCCTCCTCAGCGATGCGGCGTCCGGCCCGGCGCCGATCGTCACCGGCGAGTACCGTCTCGGCGACGTGCGCCACATCACCGCATCGGCCGAACGTGCCGCGTCCGAATGGGGATGGCGAGCGCAGGTGGAGCCGGGGCGCGGGCTGCGCGAATTCGCCACCGCTCCGTTGCGCGCCTGA
- a CDS encoding sensor histidine kinase, with the protein MSVPDLVAVVAITLSISVAAGIVGVGVLLLLRRTPLYTQLATALTVGVVSVVVSMIAVANLMYLSPHDLVVAIAVAIAAGMSSLLVAVTLCVWVAGNIRALSRAAERIGNGEVVVASSRAGSAEFARVEEALAHTSEQLRLSREREARVEASRRELVAWISHDLRTPLAGIRAMAEALEDEMVDDPGRYHRQMRSQVDLLASMVDDLFDLSRIDAGALRLRLEDVALLDVVSDAVADVRPAAGDREITVDGDLPRDLSVRVDAGELSRAVANLLMNAVQHTPSGTPIAVRVELIEERPTVSVIDRGPGIDDEDLPRLFEAGWRGSRARTPHTGSGAGPGAGLGLAIVRGIVHAHDGEVVATNVAGGCRFDIHLPAASDRATG; encoded by the coding sequence GTGAGTGTTCCGGACCTGGTCGCCGTCGTGGCGATCACCTTGTCGATCAGTGTCGCGGCGGGGATCGTCGGTGTCGGCGTGCTGCTTCTGCTGCGCCGCACACCGCTGTACACACAGCTGGCCACCGCCCTGACGGTGGGGGTCGTGTCGGTCGTCGTGAGCATGATCGCCGTGGCGAACCTCATGTATCTGTCGCCCCACGACCTGGTGGTGGCCATCGCCGTCGCGATCGCGGCGGGCATGAGTTCGCTCCTCGTCGCGGTCACGCTCTGCGTCTGGGTCGCGGGCAACATCCGTGCGCTCTCCCGCGCCGCAGAACGCATCGGCAACGGCGAGGTCGTGGTCGCGTCGTCTCGGGCCGGGAGCGCCGAGTTCGCCCGCGTCGAGGAGGCTCTCGCGCACACGAGCGAGCAGCTGCGGCTCTCCCGCGAGCGCGAAGCCCGCGTCGAGGCGTCACGCCGGGAACTGGTCGCGTGGATCTCGCACGACCTGCGCACGCCGCTGGCGGGCATCCGGGCGATGGCCGAGGCACTGGAAGACGAGATGGTCGACGACCCGGGCAGGTACCACCGCCAGATGCGCTCCCAGGTGGATCTGCTCGCCTCCATGGTCGACGACCTCTTCGATCTCTCCCGGATCGACGCCGGTGCACTGCGCCTGCGGCTCGAGGACGTCGCGCTGCTCGATGTCGTCAGCGACGCCGTCGCCGATGTCCGTCCGGCTGCGGGCGACCGGGAGATCACGGTGGACGGCGACCTGCCGCGGGATCTGTCGGTGCGTGTGGACGCCGGCGAGCTCTCGCGAGCGGTCGCGAACCTGCTCATGAACGCCGTGCAGCACACCCCGTCGGGAACGCCCATCGCGGTGCGGGTCGAGCTGATCGAGGAGCGTCCGACCGTCTCCGTGATCGACCGCGGTCCCGGTATCGACGACGAGGACCTGCCGCGCCTGTTCGAAGCGGGATGGCGCGGCTCGCGCGCGCGAACTCCGCACACCGGGTCCGGAGCCGGCCCGGGAGCCGGGCTCGGGTTGGCCATCGTGCGAGGGATCGTCCACGCACACGACGGCGAGGTGGTCGCGACCAACGTCGCGGGAGGATGCCGCTTCGATATCCACCTGCCCGCGGCATCGGATCGCGCGACGGGCTGA
- a CDS encoding response regulator transcription factor, with translation MSTSPHRSGDLEGRRILVVDDDPTVAEVAAAYLSAAGFVVDVAADGVEALGRLETLAPDLVVLDVMLPGMDGIETCRRIRAGGDTAVLMLTARTAADDRIVGLEAGADDYLTKPFSPRELVLRAQSVLRRTLAEARPEGPVVCGGGYRIDPAARIATRDGEELALTAREFDLLEYLARRPGQVFDRRRLLQAVWGWSFGDLSTVTVHVRRLREKIEPDRSRPRHLVTVWGVGYRFDPTGEPPGEGGAS, from the coding sequence GTGAGCACGTCGCCGCACCGCAGTGGCGACCTCGAAGGTCGCCGCATCCTCGTCGTCGACGACGACCCCACCGTCGCCGAGGTCGCCGCAGCCTACCTGTCCGCCGCCGGCTTCGTCGTCGACGTCGCCGCGGACGGCGTCGAAGCCCTCGGGCGGCTCGAGACGCTCGCCCCCGATCTGGTCGTGCTCGATGTGATGCTGCCCGGAATGGACGGCATCGAGACCTGTCGTCGCATCCGAGCCGGCGGGGACACAGCCGTGCTCATGCTCACCGCCCGCACCGCGGCGGACGACCGCATCGTCGGGCTCGAGGCCGGCGCCGACGATTACCTCACGAAGCCCTTCTCACCCAGGGAGCTCGTGCTGCGGGCGCAGTCGGTGCTGCGCCGCACGCTCGCCGAGGCGCGCCCGGAGGGGCCGGTCGTCTGCGGGGGGGGGTACCGCATCGACCCGGCCGCCCGCATCGCCACCCGCGACGGTGAGGAGCTGGCTCTGACCGCACGGGAATTCGATCTCCTCGAGTACCTCGCCCGCCGCCCGGGGCAGGTGTTCGATCGCCGGCGACTCCTCCAGGCGGTGTGGGGGTGGTCCTTCGGCGACCTGTCGACGGTCACCGTGCACGTGCGTCGCCTGCGGGAGAAGATCGAGCCCGACAGGTCCCGACCCCGCCATCTGGTCACCGTGTGGGGTGTCGGGTACCGCTTCGATCCGACCGGCGAACCCCCCGGAGAAGGAGGGGCATCGTGA